In a genomic window of Melitaea cinxia chromosome 25, ilMelCinx1.1, whole genome shotgun sequence:
- the LOC123665867 gene encoding piggyBac transposable element-derived protein 4-like, whose protein sequence is MSKERCDFLLRCLRFDDKTFRLQRQKDDPFTPIRDLWEMLMVQCRQNYVPGTNVTIDEQLLAFRGRCKFRMYIPNKPAKYGVKLEMLCDSSTRYMIDSTPYLGKGTNTRGVPLGEYFVKELTRSIHGTNRNVTMDNWFTSVPLAKQLLQQPYNMTLVGTLRANKKEIPEEMKNYRSRAVNTSMFCYDGPLTLLSYKVKPSKMVYLLSSCDEDGTVDPHTKKPHMVQFYNSTKGGVDTFDQMCSVISCSRKTSRWPLCVFYGMLNISCINSYIIYCHNTCVIGQKVMTRRDFMKKLHMQLVESWLKTRLEIRTMPRHVKDKIKNVLGVSIEEGQGQPSSSNNDLQPLEAVNRKRKICGLCSYKKRRMTKCYCSKCNTAICGEHKVDFCVQCASK, encoded by the coding sequence ATGAGTAAAGAAAGATGCGATTTCCTCCTACGATGTCTGCGTTTCGATGACAAGACATTCCGCTTGCAACGACAAAAGGACGATCCCTTTACACCTATACGAGACCTATGGGAGATGCTTATGGTTCAATGCCGCCAAAATTATGTGCCTGGAACAAATGTCACCATTGATGAGCAGCTATTGGCTTTCCGTGGCAGATGTAAGTTTAGAATGTATATTCCGAATAAACCTGCGAAATATGGGGTCAAGTTAGAAATGCTATGTGATAGCAGCACAAGGTATATGATTGATAGTACACCATATCTCGGGAAAGGAACCAATACTAGAGGTGTGCCATTGGGGGAGTATTTTGTAAAAGAACTTACTCGCAGTATTCATGGTACAAACCGGAATGTAACCATGGATAACTGGTTCACATCAGTACCATTGGCGAAGCAGTTACTCCAGCAACCTTATAATATGACGCTTGTAGGTACTTTACGAGCCAATAAAAAGGAAATCCCTGAAGAAATGAAGAACTATCGATCAAGAGCCGTCAATACGTCGATGTTCTGTTACGATGGTCCCCTAACGCTTCTTTCTTACAAGGTAAAACCATCAAAAATGGTTTACTTACTTTCTTCGTGTGACGAGGACGGCACAGTTGACCCCCACACAAAGAAACCTCACATggttcaattttataatagtacaaAAGGTGGCGTGGATACGTTTGACCAAATGTGTTCAGTAATATCTTGCAGCAGAAAAACTAGTCGGTGGCCACTCTGTGTTTTCTACGGTATGTTGAACATATCATGTATTAACAGCTATATAATTTACTGCCATAATACTTGTGTAATAGGACAAAAAGTAATGACTCGACGTGATTTTATGAAGAAGCTGCATATGCAACTGGTAGAATCGTGGCTCAAAACCCGTCTGGAAATTCGTACTATGCCAAGACACGTGAAGGATAAGATAAAAAATGTGTTAGGAGTGTCCATCGAGGAAGGTCAAGGTCAGCCATCATCATCTAACAATGATCTTCAGCCACTCGAGGCTGTGAACAGAAAAAGAAAGATTTGTGGCCTATGTTCATACAAAAAAAGGCGCATGACAAAATGTTACTGCTCAAAATGCAATACTGCAATTTGTGGTGAACATAAAGTTGATTTTTGTGTACAGTGCGCttcaaaataa